One region of Desmodus rotundus isolate HL8 chromosome 11, HLdesRot8A.1, whole genome shotgun sequence genomic DNA includes:
- the KLHL32 gene encoding kelch-like protein 32 isoform X9: MVYEPNQNKWISRSPMLQRRVYHSMAAVHRKLYVLGGNDLDYNNDRILVRHIDSYNIDTDQWTRCNFNLLTGQNESGVAVHNERIYLVGGYSIWTNEPLACIQVLDVSREGKEEVFYGPTLPFASNGIAACFLPAPYFTCPNLQTLQVPHHRIGTV, from the exons ATGGTATATGAACCTAACCAG AACAAGTGGATAAGCCGCAGCCCCATGCTGCAGAGAAGGGTCTACCATTCCATGGCTGCCGTCCACAGGAAGCTCTATGTCCTTGGAGGCAATGACCTGGACTACAACAACGACCGGATCCTCGTGCGGCACATAGATTCCTACAACATAGACACCGACCAGTGGACGCGCTGTAATTTCAACCTGCTGACTG GCCAAAATGAATCTGGAGTTGCTGTCCataatgagagaatatatttagTTGGTGGATATTCGATTTGGACAAATGAGCCTCTGGCTTGTATCCAG GTACTGGATGTAAGTAGAGAAGGCAAAGAAGAAGTCTTCTACGGGCCCACGCTGCCTTTTGCTTCCAATGGAATAGCAGCGTGCTTCCTTCCAGCTCCGTATTTCACGTGCCCTAATCTTCAGACTCTTCAAGTGCCTCATCACAGGATTGGCACCGTCTGA